From one Halosimplex rubrum genomic stretch:
- a CDS encoding cold-shock protein, whose product MANGKVDFFNDTGGYGFIDTEDSDDDVFFHMEDVGGEDLTEGTEIDFEIEDAPKGPRATNVVRA is encoded by the coding sequence ATGGCAAACGGAAAGGTTGACTTCTTCAACGACACTGGCGGTTACGGTTTCATCGACACCGAGGACTCTGACGACGACGTATTCTTCCACATGGAGGACGTTGGCGGCGAGGATCTGACGGAAGGGACCGAGATAGACTTCGAGATCGAGGACGCCCCCAAGGGCCCGCGCGCGACGAACGTCGTCCGCGCCTAA
- a CDS encoding potassium channel family protein, protein MSSQSARVPDGARERVRFYLLDHRTPLGKAIDIGLLALNLVFIAVFVAQTYSLEPATRARLWDLEVAIAGVFTMEYVLRIYGARDRLSEFLNPYTVVDLLSVLPTVLVILYPVPAVALNAGFLRVLRVVRVLRFYRFTRDEEFFFGSVSGGALRATKLLLTVLVVLFVSAGLFYAAETRANPGVEHFGDAFYYVVITLSTVGFGDIVPVTRPGRWVTVISVLAAIILIPWQASKIVRAWTSDDKVPTTCHDCGLTGHDPDASHCKACGHVVYQEYESDER, encoded by the coding sequence ATGAGCAGCCAGAGCGCTCGCGTCCCCGACGGCGCCCGCGAACGGGTCCGCTTCTACCTGCTCGACCATCGGACGCCGCTGGGGAAGGCGATCGATATCGGACTGCTCGCGCTGAATCTGGTGTTCATCGCCGTCTTCGTCGCCCAGACGTACTCCCTGGAGCCAGCGACGCGGGCGCGCCTCTGGGATCTGGAGGTCGCCATCGCGGGGGTGTTCACGATGGAGTACGTCCTCCGGATCTACGGGGCCCGCGACCGCCTGTCGGAGTTCCTCAACCCGTACACGGTCGTCGACCTGCTGTCGGTGCTCCCGACCGTCCTCGTGATCCTCTACCCGGTGCCGGCAGTCGCGCTGAACGCCGGGTTCCTTCGGGTGCTCCGGGTGGTTCGAGTGTTGCGGTTCTACCGGTTCACCCGCGACGAGGAGTTTTTCTTCGGCTCCGTCTCCGGCGGCGCGCTGCGGGCGACGAAGCTCCTGCTGACGGTGTTGGTCGTCCTGTTCGTCTCGGCTGGCCTGTTCTACGCCGCCGAGACCCGCGCCAATCCGGGCGTCGAACACTTCGGCGACGCGTTCTACTACGTGGTGATCACCCTGTCGACGGTCGGCTTCGGCGACATCGTTCCCGTTACGCGTCCGGGCCGCTGGGTGACCGTTATCAGCGTCCTCGCGGCTATCATCCTCATCCCCTGGCAGGCCAGCAAGATCGTCAGGGCGTGGACCAGCGACGACAAGGTGCCGACGACCTGCCACGACTGCGGGCTCACCGGCCACGACCCCGACGCCTCCCACTGCAAGGCCTGTGGCCACGTCGTCTACCAGGAGTACGAGTCCGACGAGAGGTGA